The proteins below come from a single Balaenoptera musculus isolate JJ_BM4_2016_0621 chromosome 1, mBalMus1.pri.v3, whole genome shotgun sequence genomic window:
- the KCNA10 gene encoding potassium voltage-gated channel subfamily A member 10: MDACGWKEMEVALVNFDNSDEIQEEPGYTTDFDLTTPKGQPGSSSFSNWNILINDSTNHETAFSKLPGDYIDPPGPEPVALNEGNQRVIINIAGLRFETQLRTLNQFPETLLGDWEKRMQFFDSMRNEYFFDRNRPSFDGILYYYQSGGKIRRPANVPIDVFADEISFYELGSEAMDQFREDEGFIKDPNTLLPTNDIHRQFWLLFEYPESSSAARGVAVVSVLVVVISITIFCLETLPEIRDDRELKVVRDPSLNMSKTVLSHTMFTDPFFMVESACIVWFTFELMLRFVVCPSKTDFFRNIINIIDIISIIPYFATLITELVWETEPSAQQNMSLAILRVIRLVRVFRIFKLSRHSKGLQVLGQTLKASMQELGLLIFFLFIGVILFSSAVYFAEVDEPESHFSSIPDGFWWAVVTMTTVGYGDMYPTTPGGKIVGTLCAIAGVLTIALPVPVIVSNFNYFYHRETEIEEKQNIPGKIDKLLNSVGSRMGSTDSLSKTNSGCSAEKSRK; encoded by the coding sequence ATGGATGCGTGTGGCTGGAAAGAAATGGAGGTTGCCCTGGTCAATTTTGATAACTCAGATGAAATCCAGGAAGAGCCAGGCTACACCACAGACTTTGACCTAACCACCCCGAAAGGCCAACCTGGGAGCAGCTCCTTCTCCAACTGGAATATCCTCATCAACGACAGCACCAACCATGAGACGGCCTTCTCCAAGCTCCCAGGAGACTACATCGATCCCCCAGGGCCTGAGCCAGTGGCCTTGAATGAAGGAAACCAGCGGGTGATCATCAACATTGCTGGGCTAAGGTTCGAGACCCAGCTCAGAACACTCAATCAGTTCCCAGAGACCCTCCTGGGAGACTGGGAGAAAAGGATGCAGTTCTTTGACTCCATGAGAAATGAGTATTTCTTTGACAGGAACCGGCCCAGTTTTGATGGAATCCTATATTATTACCAGTCTGGTGGGAAAATCCGGCGCCCGGCCAATGTCCCTATCGACGTCTTTGCTGATGAGATCTCCTTCTATGAACTGGGCAGTGAGGCCATGGACCAGTTCCGAGAGGACGAAGGCTTCATCAAAGATCCCAACACATTGCTCCCCACCAACGACATCCACCGGCAGTTCTGGCTCCTCTTCGAGTACCCTGAGAGCTCCAGCGCTGCCCGTGGTGTGGCCGTGGTCTCTGTCTTGGTCGTGGTCATCTCCATCACCATCTTCTGCCTGGAGACACTTCCCGAGATCCGAGACGATAGGGAACTGAAGGTGGTGAGAGACCCCAGCCTCAACATGAGCAAGACAGTCCTCTCCCACACCATGTTCACCGACCCTTTCTTCATGGTGGAGTCCGCCTGCATCGTGTGGTTCACCTTCGAACTGATGCTCCGCTTCGTGGTCTGCCCCAGCAAGACCGACTTCTTCAGGAACATCATAAACATCATCGATATCATCTCCATCATCCCCTACTTTGCAACCCTCATCACAGAGCTGGTCTGGGAGACAGAGCCGAGCGCCCAGCAGAACATGTCCCTGGCCATCCTGAGGGTCATCCGCCTGGTGCGGGTCTTCCGCATCTTCAAGCTCTCCCGCCACTCCAAGGGGCTGCAGGTCCTGGGGCAGACGCTGAAGGCTTCCATGCAGGAGCTGGGGCTgctcatcttcttcctcttcattggCGTCATCCTCTTCTCCAGTGCAGTCTACTTTGCTGAGGTGGACGAGCCAGAGTCCCATTTCTCTAGCATTCCTGATGGCTTCTGGTGGGCAGTGGTCACCATGACAACTGTGGGTTATGGGGACATGTACCCAACCACCCCAGGGGGGAAAATTGTAGGTACTCTGTGCGCCATCGCAGGGGTCCTCACCATTGCCCTCCCTGTGCCTGTCATTGTCTCCAACTTTAACTACTTTTACCATCGGGAGACTGAGATTGAGGAGAAGCAGAACATCCCAGGAAAAATTGACAAACTCCTCAACAGTGTGGGCTCAAGAATGGGCAGCACAGACTCTCTTAGTAAGACCAACAGTGGCTGCTCCGCAGAGAAGTCTAGGAAGTGA